A single window of Bradysia coprophila strain Holo2 unplaced genomic scaffold, BU_Bcop_v1 contig_127, whole genome shotgun sequence DNA harbors:
- the LOC119073072 gene encoding transmembrane and coiled-coil domains protein 2-like isoform X1, with product MDTLQVCSSSLNPGSKTSSRAASPCRSDQMSKDRDSGDSASGGGLRFRNQSPSSQRRSRDRERREMRKDRDNDTNNMLVSSSDMTTDHTESLDDSRLIGNDESTYQSFINDEVEGPGDGTNDRHHQRSNSYQALDRLNTKIACTKESIRKEQTARDDNVNEYLKLAAIASADKQQLQRIKTVFEKKNQKSAHTISQLQKKLESYSKRVKDLQIQQNQRMQGHRQPREVLRDVGQGLKNVGGNIRDGITGLGGSVMSKPREFAHLIKNKFGSADNINQLSSTWYTDPELNSLNLSNQMDTSHGHHGHHHHHHHHGSSTPNNTGLANTAGSGSNQGGGSGKFSNENDSECSSVTSDSIPAGSGKSQPGINQYSAILKAILAELQERREDCDKLREKLERLEGVHKDFQDVTNALEGERYRAERLEEQINDLTELHQNEIENLKQAMADMEEKVQYQSDERLRDVNEVLENCQTRISKMEHMSQQQYVTVEGIDNSNARALVVKLINVVLTVLQVVLLLVATAAGIIMPFLKTRVRVLTTLFFILVAIFVIRQWPDVRDIGSHMMRHLKESLMVK from the exons ATGGACACATTACAAGTGTGTTCATCTTCACTAAATCCAGGTAGTAAGACTTCGAGCAGAGCTGCATCACCGTGTCGTTCCGATCAAA TGTCTAAAGATCGTGATAGCGGTGACTCTGCCTCAGGCGGTGGACTTCGATTTCGAAACCAAAGTCCGTCTTCACAGCGGCGCAGTCGAGATCGAGAGCGACGTGAAATGCGGAAAGATCGTGATAATGATACCAACAATATGCTTGTTTCTAGCTCTGACATGACCACCGACCATACAGAATCTTTAGATGATTCCCGTTTGATTG GCAATGACGAATCAACGTACCAGTCGTTCATTAATGATGAAGTTGAAGGTCCAGGCGATGGTACCAATGATCGTCACCATCAACGATCGAATAGTTACCAAGCTCTTGATCGACTAAATACGAAGATCGCCTGCACCAAAGAATCAATACGGAAAGAACAAACCGCTCGAGACGACAACGTCAATGAGTACCTGAAATTGGCTGCGATTGCAAGTGCCGACAAACAGCAGTTACAGAGAATCAAAACCGtctttgaaaagaaaaaccaaaaaagcGCACACACAATATCGCAACTACAGAAAAAATTGGAGAGCTACAGTAAACGGGTGAAGGATTTACAAATCCAACAAAATCAACGAATGCAAGGTCACCGACAACCGCGAGAAGTATTACGGGATGTTGGACAGGGACTGaa aaATGTTGGAGGCAATATTCGTGATGGTATCACTGGCTTGGGCGGATCGGTGATGTCAAAACCAAGAGAATTCGCTCATCTTATTAAGAATAAATTTGGAAGTGCAGACAATATAAATCAATTATCGTCAA CCTGGTATACAGATCCTGAACTTAACTCGTTGAATCTATCCAATCAAATGGACACATCGCACGGACATCACGGCCATCATCaccaccatcatcatcatggTTCTTCAACGCCAAACAATACCGGCCTTGCGAACACAGCCGGTTCGGGCAGCAATCAGGGTGGTGGAAGTGGAAAATTCAGTAACGAAAATGACAGTGAATGTAGCAGTGTGACTAGCGATAGCATTCCAGCGGG CTCCGGAAAAAGTCAACCAGGAATCAATCAATATTCTGCCATATTGAAAGCAATTCTTGCTGAACTACAAGAGAGAAGGGAAGACTGCGACAAGCTCAGAGAAAAGTTAGAACGTTTAGAA GGTGTTCACAAAGATTTCCAGGATGTAACGAACGCTCTAGAAGGCGAAAGATATCGGGCCGAGCGTTTAGAAGAGCAAATTAATGATTTGACCGAATTGCACcaa aACGAAATCGAAAACCTCAAACAAGCCATGGCTGATATGGAGGAAAAAGTTCAATATCAAAGTGATGAGAGATTGAGAGATGTAAATGAAGTGCTAGAGAATTGTCAAACAAGG ATATCAAAAATGGAACACATGTCCCAGCAACAGTATGTAACCGTGGAAGGAATTGACAATTCGAATGCTCGAGCCCTAGTTGTTAAATTAATAAACGTAGTTTTAACAGTTTTACAAGTAGTGTTACTGCTGGTAGCTACAGCCGCTGGTATTATAATGCCGTTTTTAAAGACTAG AGTACGTGTTTTAACGACTTTGTTTTTCATCCTCGTGGCAATATTTGTGATACGACAATGGCCAG
- the LOC119073072 gene encoding transmembrane and coiled-coil domains protein 2-like isoform X2 produces MDTLQVCSSSLNPGSKTSSRAASPCRSDQMSKDRDSGDSASGGGLRFRNQSPSSQRRSRDRERREMRKDRDNDTNNMLVSSSDMTTDHTESLDDSRLIGNDESTYQSFINDEVEGPGDGTNDRHHQRSNSYQALDRLNTKIACTKESIRKEQTARDDNVNEYLKLAAIASADKQQLQRIKTVFEKKNQKSAHTISQLQKKLESYSKRVKDLQIQQNQRMQGHRQPREVLRDVGQGLKNVGGNIRDGITGLGGSVMSKPREFAHLIKNKFGSADNINQLSSNPELNSLNLSNQMDTSHGHHGHHHHHHHHGSSTPNNTGLANTAGSGSNQGGGSGKFSNENDSECSSVTSDSIPAGSGKSQPGINQYSAILKAILAELQERREDCDKLREKLERLEGVHKDFQDVTNALEGERYRAERLEEQINDLTELHQNEIENLKQAMADMEEKVQYQSDERLRDVNEVLENCQTRISKMEHMSQQQYVTVEGIDNSNARALVVKLINVVLTVLQVVLLLVATAAGIIMPFLKTRVRVLTTLFFILVAIFVIRQWPDVRDIGSHMMRHLKESLMVK; encoded by the exons ATGGACACATTACAAGTGTGTTCATCTTCACTAAATCCAGGTAGTAAGACTTCGAGCAGAGCTGCATCACCGTGTCGTTCCGATCAAA TGTCTAAAGATCGTGATAGCGGTGACTCTGCCTCAGGCGGTGGACTTCGATTTCGAAACCAAAGTCCGTCTTCACAGCGGCGCAGTCGAGATCGAGAGCGACGTGAAATGCGGAAAGATCGTGATAATGATACCAACAATATGCTTGTTTCTAGCTCTGACATGACCACCGACCATACAGAATCTTTAGATGATTCCCGTTTGATTG GCAATGACGAATCAACGTACCAGTCGTTCATTAATGATGAAGTTGAAGGTCCAGGCGATGGTACCAATGATCGTCACCATCAACGATCGAATAGTTACCAAGCTCTTGATCGACTAAATACGAAGATCGCCTGCACCAAAGAATCAATACGGAAAGAACAAACCGCTCGAGACGACAACGTCAATGAGTACCTGAAATTGGCTGCGATTGCAAGTGCCGACAAACAGCAGTTACAGAGAATCAAAACCGtctttgaaaagaaaaaccaaaaaagcGCACACACAATATCGCAACTACAGAAAAAATTGGAGAGCTACAGTAAACGGGTGAAGGATTTACAAATCCAACAAAATCAACGAATGCAAGGTCACCGACAACCGCGAGAAGTATTACGGGATGTTGGACAGGGACTGaa aaATGTTGGAGGCAATATTCGTGATGGTATCACTGGCTTGGGCGGATCGGTGATGTCAAAACCAAGAGAATTCGCTCATCTTATTAAGAATAAATTTGGAAGTGCAGACAATATAAATCAATTATCGTCAA ATCCTGAACTTAACTCGTTGAATCTATCCAATCAAATGGACACATCGCACGGACATCACGGCCATCATCaccaccatcatcatcatggTTCTTCAACGCCAAACAATACCGGCCTTGCGAACACAGCCGGTTCGGGCAGCAATCAGGGTGGTGGAAGTGGAAAATTCAGTAACGAAAATGACAGTGAATGTAGCAGTGTGACTAGCGATAGCATTCCAGCGGG CTCCGGAAAAAGTCAACCAGGAATCAATCAATATTCTGCCATATTGAAAGCAATTCTTGCTGAACTACAAGAGAGAAGGGAAGACTGCGACAAGCTCAGAGAAAAGTTAGAACGTTTAGAA GGTGTTCACAAAGATTTCCAGGATGTAACGAACGCTCTAGAAGGCGAAAGATATCGGGCCGAGCGTTTAGAAGAGCAAATTAATGATTTGACCGAATTGCACcaa aACGAAATCGAAAACCTCAAACAAGCCATGGCTGATATGGAGGAAAAAGTTCAATATCAAAGTGATGAGAGATTGAGAGATGTAAATGAAGTGCTAGAGAATTGTCAAACAAGG ATATCAAAAATGGAACACATGTCCCAGCAACAGTATGTAACCGTGGAAGGAATTGACAATTCGAATGCTCGAGCCCTAGTTGTTAAATTAATAAACGTAGTTTTAACAGTTTTACAAGTAGTGTTACTGCTGGTAGCTACAGCCGCTGGTATTATAATGCCGTTTTTAAAGACTAG AGTACGTGTTTTAACGACTTTGTTTTTCATCCTCGTGGCAATATTTGTGATACGACAATGGCCAG
- the LOC119073072 gene encoding transmembrane and coiled-coil domains protein 2-like isoform X4 translates to MVYDLERFYNLKLKTLVSKDRDSGDSASGGGLRFRNQSPSSQRRSRDRERREMRKDRDNDTNNMLVSSSDMTTDHTESLDDSRLIGNDESTYQSFINDEVEGPGDGTNDRHHQRSNSYQALDRLNTKIACTKESIRKEQTARDDNVNEYLKLAAIASADKQQLQRIKTVFEKKNQKSAHTISQLQKKLESYSKRVKDLQIQQNQRMQGHRQPREVLRDVGQGLKNVGGNIRDGITGLGGSVMSKPREFAHLIKNKFGSADNINQLSSNPELNSLNLSNQMDTSHGHHGHHHHHHHHGSSTPNNTGLANTAGSGSNQGGGSGKFSNENDSECSSVTSDSIPAGSGKSQPGINQYSAILKAILAELQERREDCDKLREKLERLEGVHKDFQDVTNALEGERYRAERLEEQINDLTELHQNEIENLKQAMADMEEKVQYQSDERLRDVNEVLENCQTRISKMEHMSQQQYVTVEGIDNSNARALVVKLINVVLTVLQVVLLLVATAAGIIMPFLKTRVRVLTTLFFILVAIFVIRQWPDVRDIGSHMMRHLKESLMVK, encoded by the exons ATGGTTTATGATTTGGAACGCTTTTATAATTTGAAACTCAAAACCTTAg TGTCTAAAGATCGTGATAGCGGTGACTCTGCCTCAGGCGGTGGACTTCGATTTCGAAACCAAAGTCCGTCTTCACAGCGGCGCAGTCGAGATCGAGAGCGACGTGAAATGCGGAAAGATCGTGATAATGATACCAACAATATGCTTGTTTCTAGCTCTGACATGACCACCGACCATACAGAATCTTTAGATGATTCCCGTTTGATTG GCAATGACGAATCAACGTACCAGTCGTTCATTAATGATGAAGTTGAAGGTCCAGGCGATGGTACCAATGATCGTCACCATCAACGATCGAATAGTTACCAAGCTCTTGATCGACTAAATACGAAGATCGCCTGCACCAAAGAATCAATACGGAAAGAACAAACCGCTCGAGACGACAACGTCAATGAGTACCTGAAATTGGCTGCGATTGCAAGTGCCGACAAACAGCAGTTACAGAGAATCAAAACCGtctttgaaaagaaaaaccaaaaaagcGCACACACAATATCGCAACTACAGAAAAAATTGGAGAGCTACAGTAAACGGGTGAAGGATTTACAAATCCAACAAAATCAACGAATGCAAGGTCACCGACAACCGCGAGAAGTATTACGGGATGTTGGACAGGGACTGaa aaATGTTGGAGGCAATATTCGTGATGGTATCACTGGCTTGGGCGGATCGGTGATGTCAAAACCAAGAGAATTCGCTCATCTTATTAAGAATAAATTTGGAAGTGCAGACAATATAAATCAATTATCGTCAA ATCCTGAACTTAACTCGTTGAATCTATCCAATCAAATGGACACATCGCACGGACATCACGGCCATCATCaccaccatcatcatcatggTTCTTCAACGCCAAACAATACCGGCCTTGCGAACACAGCCGGTTCGGGCAGCAATCAGGGTGGTGGAAGTGGAAAATTCAGTAACGAAAATGACAGTGAATGTAGCAGTGTGACTAGCGATAGCATTCCAGCGGG CTCCGGAAAAAGTCAACCAGGAATCAATCAATATTCTGCCATATTGAAAGCAATTCTTGCTGAACTACAAGAGAGAAGGGAAGACTGCGACAAGCTCAGAGAAAAGTTAGAACGTTTAGAA GGTGTTCACAAAGATTTCCAGGATGTAACGAACGCTCTAGAAGGCGAAAGATATCGGGCCGAGCGTTTAGAAGAGCAAATTAATGATTTGACCGAATTGCACcaa aACGAAATCGAAAACCTCAAACAAGCCATGGCTGATATGGAGGAAAAAGTTCAATATCAAAGTGATGAGAGATTGAGAGATGTAAATGAAGTGCTAGAGAATTGTCAAACAAGG ATATCAAAAATGGAACACATGTCCCAGCAACAGTATGTAACCGTGGAAGGAATTGACAATTCGAATGCTCGAGCCCTAGTTGTTAAATTAATAAACGTAGTTTTAACAGTTTTACAAGTAGTGTTACTGCTGGTAGCTACAGCCGCTGGTATTATAATGCCGTTTTTAAAGACTAG AGTACGTGTTTTAACGACTTTGTTTTTCATCCTCGTGGCAATATTTGTGATACGACAATGGCCAG
- the LOC119073072 gene encoding transmembrane and coiled-coil domains protein 2-like isoform X3: protein MVYDLERFYNLKLKTLVSKDRDSGDSASGGGLRFRNQSPSSQRRSRDRERREMRKDRDNDTNNMLVSSSDMTTDHTESLDDSRLIGNDESTYQSFINDEVEGPGDGTNDRHHQRSNSYQALDRLNTKIACTKESIRKEQTARDDNVNEYLKLAAIASADKQQLQRIKTVFEKKNQKSAHTISQLQKKLESYSKRVKDLQIQQNQRMQGHRQPREVLRDVGQGLKNVGGNIRDGITGLGGSVMSKPREFAHLIKNKFGSADNINQLSSTWYTDPELNSLNLSNQMDTSHGHHGHHHHHHHHGSSTPNNTGLANTAGSGSNQGGGSGKFSNENDSECSSVTSDSIPAGSGKSQPGINQYSAILKAILAELQERREDCDKLREKLERLEGVHKDFQDVTNALEGERYRAERLEEQINDLTELHQNEIENLKQAMADMEEKVQYQSDERLRDVNEVLENCQTRISKMEHMSQQQYVTVEGIDNSNARALVVKLINVVLTVLQVVLLLVATAAGIIMPFLKTRVRVLTTLFFILVAIFVIRQWPDVRDIGSHMMRHLKESLMVK from the exons ATGGTTTATGATTTGGAACGCTTTTATAATTTGAAACTCAAAACCTTAg TGTCTAAAGATCGTGATAGCGGTGACTCTGCCTCAGGCGGTGGACTTCGATTTCGAAACCAAAGTCCGTCTTCACAGCGGCGCAGTCGAGATCGAGAGCGACGTGAAATGCGGAAAGATCGTGATAATGATACCAACAATATGCTTGTTTCTAGCTCTGACATGACCACCGACCATACAGAATCTTTAGATGATTCCCGTTTGATTG GCAATGACGAATCAACGTACCAGTCGTTCATTAATGATGAAGTTGAAGGTCCAGGCGATGGTACCAATGATCGTCACCATCAACGATCGAATAGTTACCAAGCTCTTGATCGACTAAATACGAAGATCGCCTGCACCAAAGAATCAATACGGAAAGAACAAACCGCTCGAGACGACAACGTCAATGAGTACCTGAAATTGGCTGCGATTGCAAGTGCCGACAAACAGCAGTTACAGAGAATCAAAACCGtctttgaaaagaaaaaccaaaaaagcGCACACACAATATCGCAACTACAGAAAAAATTGGAGAGCTACAGTAAACGGGTGAAGGATTTACAAATCCAACAAAATCAACGAATGCAAGGTCACCGACAACCGCGAGAAGTATTACGGGATGTTGGACAGGGACTGaa aaATGTTGGAGGCAATATTCGTGATGGTATCACTGGCTTGGGCGGATCGGTGATGTCAAAACCAAGAGAATTCGCTCATCTTATTAAGAATAAATTTGGAAGTGCAGACAATATAAATCAATTATCGTCAA CCTGGTATACAGATCCTGAACTTAACTCGTTGAATCTATCCAATCAAATGGACACATCGCACGGACATCACGGCCATCATCaccaccatcatcatcatggTTCTTCAACGCCAAACAATACCGGCCTTGCGAACACAGCCGGTTCGGGCAGCAATCAGGGTGGTGGAAGTGGAAAATTCAGTAACGAAAATGACAGTGAATGTAGCAGTGTGACTAGCGATAGCATTCCAGCGGG CTCCGGAAAAAGTCAACCAGGAATCAATCAATATTCTGCCATATTGAAAGCAATTCTTGCTGAACTACAAGAGAGAAGGGAAGACTGCGACAAGCTCAGAGAAAAGTTAGAACGTTTAGAA GGTGTTCACAAAGATTTCCAGGATGTAACGAACGCTCTAGAAGGCGAAAGATATCGGGCCGAGCGTTTAGAAGAGCAAATTAATGATTTGACCGAATTGCACcaa aACGAAATCGAAAACCTCAAACAAGCCATGGCTGATATGGAGGAAAAAGTTCAATATCAAAGTGATGAGAGATTGAGAGATGTAAATGAAGTGCTAGAGAATTGTCAAACAAGG ATATCAAAAATGGAACACATGTCCCAGCAACAGTATGTAACCGTGGAAGGAATTGACAATTCGAATGCTCGAGCCCTAGTTGTTAAATTAATAAACGTAGTTTTAACAGTTTTACAAGTAGTGTTACTGCTGGTAGCTACAGCCGCTGGTATTATAATGCCGTTTTTAAAGACTAG AGTACGTGTTTTAACGACTTTGTTTTTCATCCTCGTGGCAATATTTGTGATACGACAATGGCCAG